AATAACAATACGCGTTATGCGGACCTCTCTTGGTCATACCCGCATGGGCGGGTATCCGTATCTTAACAAACAATCATAAGGGACGCTGGTTTTAGTAAATCGCGGGAAGTTACAACGAACGGGAGAGAGCGGACAATAAGACTTGAGACGCGGACGATATACAAAACAGTTTTACGGCGCTAGATCGCGCATAAAATAACCGCGCCAATTGAGCGCCCGCTTAAATTACGCATAAAACCATAGATCAATCAACCGCGAGGCAAAGCCAGTCGTAAAAAACGCTAGGCGAAAATCGATAAGATGCGTTGATGTTTCGCAATATGCAGGCGGCGACTGAAAGCGCGGCGATTTTAACGCGGCGGATATTTTGATTTCGTCCGTTTAGCGCTTTTGCTACAATCGCGCTTCAACACCTACGCTAGGAGGCAAACTATGCCCGACGCAAATCCAGAGAGAGAGAGAGAGAGAAGATCGCAAATTGTCGAGTTGGCGCGTCAATACGCGAGAGAGTTTCATCCGCTACACGATTTCGAGCGCGAAGCGCCCTTTAGCGACGGCGATCGGATAAGTTACGCGGGACGGGTATATGACGAAGAGGAGATCGCGAATCTTGTAGAGGCGGCGTTGGAGTTTTGGCTTACGCCCGGTCGTTTCGCCCGCGATTTTGAGCGCGAATTAGCCCGCGCGATCGGCGTTAATTCGGCGTTTTATTGCTCTAGCGGCAGCGTCGCCAATCTCCTTGCCGTATCCGCGCTGACCTCGCCGCTTCTAGGCGATCGAAGGCTTTTGCGAGGCGACGAGGTTATCACCGTCGCGGCGGGTTTCCCCACGACCGTTTTTCCGATCGTTCAAAACGGCGCGATTCCCGTGTTTGTCGATATTACGCTGCCGACTTACAATATCGACGTAACGCGGCTTGAAAGCGCCGTCTCGCATAAAACCAAAGCCGTCGTTTTGGCGCACACGCTCGGCAACCCGTTTGATATTGCGGCGCTCAAAGCCTTTTGTGAAAAATACAGACTTTGGCTGATCGAGGATAACTGCGACGCCTTTGGAAGCGAATATACGCTAGAGGGCAAAACCGCCTTGACGGGATCGTTTGGCGATATAGGAACGCTTAGTTTCTACCCGCCGCACCATATCACCACCGGCGAGGGCGGCGCGGTCTTCGCGAACGATCCTTTGCTTGCGAAAATCCTGCTAAGCCTGCGCGATTGGGGGCGAGATTGCGTCTGTCCAAGCGGCAGAGACAACGTTTGCGGCTCTCGCTTTAACGGCGCGGCGAACGCTTACGGACAGCTGCCCGCCGGCTTTGATCATAAATATACCTATTCGCATATCGGCTACAACTTTCAAGCTACCGATCTGGGCGCGTCGATCGGGCTTGCGCAACTGCGAAAACTCGCCAAGAATACTAAAGCGCGGCGCGAGAACTTTGGCAGGCTCTTTTTGGCGCTAAAACCTCTTGCGGATAGCGGCTCTATTATCCTGCCGCGCGCCACGCCAAACTCTAATCCAAGCTGGTTTGGTTTTCCCATTACGATCGACGAGAAAGCGAAGCGATCGCGTCTTGAGGTCGTCCGCTTTTTAGAGGATAAAGGCGTTCAAACGCGCCTGCTATTTGCGGGCAATATCGTTCGGCAACCCGCGTTTGTTACAAGCGGCGGGCAAAAACTCGTTGATTTTCGCGTCGCGGGCGATCTGACAAACTCCGATCGCGTTATGAACGATACCTTTTGGATCGGCGTATATCCGCGTATCGGCGCGGCGCGTTGCGAATATATGGCGCGGCTGATCGAGCAAGCGCTTTCTTAATAAAATGATAAATGCGCTTTCTAATTACGGGACATACGGGTTTTGTCGGCGCTTGGACGGCGCTATTTTTGCGCGAGCTTGGTCATACGGTTAGCGGACTATCGCTAGAGCCGTATATCGGCGAAAACGGAGAGCGCGGTCTATATGAGTTGGCGCGCGTAGGCGAAACGCTCGAAGCCGATCTGCGCGTAGATATTCGAGATTTCAGCGCGTTAAAGCGCGCGATCGAGCAAACCAGCCCCGACTTTATCTTTCATTTCGCCGCGCAACAGCTTGTGCGCGAGAGCTTTCGGCGTCCGCGCCTTACTTTTGAAACCAACGCGATGGGGACCGTTAATGTCTTGGAGGCGATCGGCGAAGTTGGCGGCGTTAAGGGCGCGATCGTCGCCACGACAGATAAGGTATATAAAAACGTTTCGCATATATGGGGCTACCGCGAAAACGATCCGCTCGGCGCAAGCGATCCGTTAAGCGGTTCAAAGGCGGCGTGCGATCTGATCGCGCAGAGCTATATCGCCCGCGCCGACTACAAAACGCCGATCGGAATCGTCAGATCGGCTAACCTGCTCGGCGGAGGCGACAACTGCAAAGAACATCTGGTAGTCGATCTGATCAACGCCTGCAAACAAGGCGCGGCGGCGAAACTAAGAAACCCGAACGCGATCCGAAGCTGGCAGCACGTTTTGGATAGTATCAACGGCTACTATCTACTTGCCTCGCGTCTAATCGACGGCTCTTTGCCCGAAGGCGCCAAAGACGGGACGTTCAACTTTGGCGCCAGCGCCGATAGTTCCGATAGCGTTGGAAGCGTCGCCAGCAAGATCGTTGATCGCTGGCAAGGCGCGATCGCTTGGGAGTTTGCGGGCGATAGCGAAAATATAAAAGAGGAGCTTACGCTTGGGATCGATTCCAAAAAGGCAAAGTTCTATTTGGGCTGGGATAATAAATTGGATTTAGACGCGCTTCTTGATTGGACGGTCGGCTGGGAGCGCGAAGTCTTTTTTGGCGCCGAGGCGCGCGAAGTCGGCTTGCGGCAGATTGGCGCGTATTTACGGCTATGATTTAAGCCGCGACTTGCCAAACTTACCAAAACATTTAAGGGAGAAATGGTGAAAAACCTACATAGCTATAAGGAACACGATCGTCTTTGTCAAGCGATCGGGAGCGCTAAAGCGAAGGTAATTACCTACGGAATGGTTGCGAGCAATCACTTCGCGTTCGCTAGCGATCTGCTAAATAGCGATAACGTATCGGCAAATTTCGATAGCGACCCCGCTAAATGGAACGCTACCCTGTCGTTGGCGGGGGGGGGGGGGGCAATCCCCACTCTGCCGTTAGATCGGTTGGAAGAAGAGTATAAAAAAGCGGATGCGTTAGTAGTGATGACAGGAAGATTGGACGAGGTTGGATTGTATCTGGATAGCAAAAATCTGCGCTATTATTTTGGCGAAATTATACGCGATCTGCCGTCAAACAATATATTGGCTAATATTATCGCGGAGCGAGATAAGATAGCGGATCATCAAGAGGAGATCGCGCGCGTAAAAACGCTACTATCGGATCGCAAATCGCTAGAGATATATGAAACGCTGCTAAAAGCGCGAGCGAGCGAAAGTTTGCGCGAGCGTTTCAGCGCGGCGCGGAGCGTATATGAAAGCGATCAATATTTTCCAAAGGATATTAAGGCGTTTTATCCTAGCGAAAACGAGATATTGATCGACGGCGGAGCGTATAACGGCGATACGGCGCAAGCGTTTATTAAATGGACTAACGGTAATTTTAAGCATATCTACTGCTTCGAGCCTACCGCGGCGAGTTTTAACGAGTTGCGCGAAAATCTTAAAGCCTATCCATATACCGCTTACCAAAAAGGTTTAAGCGACGATAATAAGGCGCTGTCTTTTTTTGTATATGATTCGAGTCCGACCTCAACATCTACGTCGCAGAGTAGCGTCCCGTTTGTTTTCGGCTTAGAAAAAGTAGGCGCAAAAAGAACCGTGACAATCGATGTTTGCGCGATCGATAAAACAATCGACGATCAAGCGACGTTTATTAAAATGGATATAGAGGGTAGCGAGCTTGACGCGCTAAAAGGCGGCGCTAAAACGATTCAAAAATATAACCCCAAGCTGGCTATATGTATTTATCATAAGATCGAGGATTTCTGGGAGATTCCGCTATATATTCATTCGCTTGTTCCCGAATATCAATTTTATATTAGGCATCATACGCTTACGACTAAATTTTATGAAACGGTATTATACGCCGTTTGCGGCAAATCCGATTAAAGCGTAAGGAGTAATCGATTGGCGATCGCGGCGGACTATATAATCGACTATCTGATCGCGCGCGGCGTTAAAAGAGCCTACGGCTACCCGGGATCGCTCGCGGGGTTTATTATGGACGCGCTTCGCAAGCGATCGGATAAGATCGAAAACCATCTTTTATACGGCGAGCAGGCGTGCGGTTTTGCCGCGATCGGCGATTCGCTTGTCGGCGGCGAGGCGGTTTTGTGCTGGGCTACTTCGGGACCTGGCGCCAGCAATCTCGTTACGCCGATCGCCGACGCTTGGCTCGATAGCGTCCCAGTGATTTTTTTAACCGCCAACGTTCACACCGCCGATTCGCGCGAAAAATTAGGATGCGAAGCGCTAAGGCAAAATGGCAATCAGGAGCTTGATATTGTCTCGATCGCGCGATCTATTACGAAATTCGCGGCGAGAATCGACGATTTAGCCAAACTCAAAGAGACGTTAGATTGCGCGTGGGAGGCGGCAAACGGCGGGCGAAAGGGACCGGTTCTCATCGATCTGCCAATCGATATTTCGCGAGGCGAGGTCGGCGAGTTTAGCGCGGCGTTCGCTCCGAGCGGCGCGAAGACAAACGATACGCTTAGCGCGATCGAGCGGGAGATTATCGCCGCCGACAATCCGCTGATCGTCGCGGGCGGCGGCGTTCGATCGGCAAAAGTCGAAAGCTCTTTTCTCGAATGGCTCGCCGCGCTCTCAAAGCGAAAACCAACCGTCAAAACCGCCCTAACCTTTAGGGCAAAAGACCTGCTCGCCGCGGACGATCCGCTTAACGTCGGCGTTATCGGCGTCTGGGGAAATGAAAGCGCCAACGAAGCGCTAAAAAGCGCGGACCTAGTCGTCGCGCTTGGCAGCCGCTTGGCAAACAGGCAGCTTGCCGCGATAGGGGGTAAACTCGCATGCAAAGTTATCCGCGCGGATATAGACGCGGCGGAGTTTTCTCGGAGCGTAACTAGCGCGGAGTCGATCGACGTAAGCGCCGATCTAAGCGATCTTTTCAAGAGCGCCGTCGCCAAAGAGCCAAAGCGCGTTTTTGTTTCGGACGTGGGTCAAAATATGTGGCGCGTGGGACGAGAGTTGGCGGCTAAAAGCGGCGATCGGATACTTTTTAGCGCGGGGTTAGGCGCGATGGGCTTTAGTCTTTGCGCCGCGATTGGCGCCA
This region of Helicobacteraceae bacterium genomic DNA includes:
- the rfbH gene encoding lipopolysaccharide biosynthesis protein RfbH, which gives rise to MPDANPERERERRSQIVELARQYAREFHPLHDFEREAPFSDGDRISYAGRVYDEEEIANLVEAALEFWLTPGRFARDFERELARAIGVNSAFYCSSGSVANLLAVSALTSPLLGDRRLLRGDEVITVAAGFPTTVFPIVQNGAIPVFVDITLPTYNIDVTRLESAVSHKTKAVVLAHTLGNPFDIAALKAFCEKYRLWLIEDNCDAFGSEYTLEGKTALTGSFGDIGTLSFYPPHHITTGEGGAVFANDPLLAKILLSLRDWGRDCVCPSGRDNVCGSRFNGAANAYGQLPAGFDHKYTYSHIGYNFQATDLGASIGLAQLRKLAKNTKARRENFGRLFLALKPLADSGSIILPRATPNSNPSWFGFPITIDEKAKRSRLEVVRFLEDKGVQTRLLFAGNIVRQPAFVTSGGQKLVDFRVAGDLTNSDRVMNDTFWIGVYPRIGAARCEYMARLIEQALS
- the rfbG gene encoding CDP-glucose 4,6-dehydratase — its product is MRFLITGHTGFVGAWTALFLRELGHTVSGLSLEPYIGENGERGLYELARVGETLEADLRVDIRDFSALKRAIEQTSPDFIFHFAAQQLVRESFRRPRLTFETNAMGTVNVLEAIGEVGGVKGAIVATTDKVYKNVSHIWGYRENDPLGASDPLSGSKAACDLIAQSYIARADYKTPIGIVRSANLLGGGDNCKEHLVVDLINACKQGAAAKLRNPNAIRSWQHVLDSINGYYLLASRLIDGSLPEGAKDGTFNFGASADSSDSVGSVASKIVDRWQGAIAWEFAGDSENIKEELTLGIDSKKAKFYLGWDNKLDLDALLDWTVGWEREVFFGAEAREVGLRQIGAYLRL
- a CDS encoding FkbM family methyltransferase, which encodes MKNLHSYKEHDRLCQAIGSAKAKVITYGMVASNHFAFASDLLNSDNVSANFDSDPAKWNATLSLAGGGGAIPTLPLDRLEEEYKKADALVVMTGRLDEVGLYLDSKNLRYYFGEIIRDLPSNNILANIIAERDKIADHQEEIARVKTLLSDRKSLEIYETLLKARASESLRERFSAARSVYESDQYFPKDIKAFYPSENEILIDGGAYNGDTAQAFIKWTNGNFKHIYCFEPTAASFNELRENLKAYPYTAYQKGLSDDNKALSFFVYDSSPTSTSTSQSSVPFVFGLEKVGAKRTVTIDVCAIDKTIDDQATFIKMDIEGSELDALKGGAKTIQKYNPKLAICIYHKIEDFWEIPLYIHSLVPEYQFYIRHHTLTTKFYETVLYAVCGKSD
- a CDS encoding thiamine pyrophosphate-binding protein codes for the protein MAIAADYIIDYLIARGVKRAYGYPGSLAGFIMDALRKRSDKIENHLLYGEQACGFAAIGDSLVGGEAVLCWATSGPGASNLVTPIADAWLDSVPVIFLTANVHTADSREKLGCEALRQNGNQELDIVSIARSITKFAARIDDLAKLKETLDCAWEAANGGRKGPVLIDLPIDISRGEVGEFSAAFAPSGAKTNDTLSAIEREIIAADNPLIVAGGGVRSAKVESSFLEWLAALSKRKPTVKTALTFRAKDLLAADDPLNVGVIGVWGNESANEALKSADLVVALGSRLANRQLAAIGGKLACKVIRADIDAAEFSRSVTSAESIDVSADLSDLFKSAVAKEPKRVFVSDVGQNMWRVGRELAAKSGDRILFSAGLGAMGFSLCAAIGASYAAPNAEIIAFCGDGGLQMSVEELHYIAQHRVAIALIVLNNGALGLIRAFQERNFNSDFFATTAETGYSSPNWRSLAKAYGIDYNALDLRSKTIDARIDILEPIIKLTKNICLP